A window of Fusobacterium sp. genomic DNA:
AAATGGCTAAAGCAAAATTCGAAAGAAGCAAACCCCATGTAAACATTGGAACAATTGGACACGTTGACCACGGAAAAACAACAACAACAGCAGCTATCTCTAAAGTTTTATCAGACTTAGGACTAGCTCAAAAAGTTGATTTTGATAAAATCGACGTAGCTCCAGAAGAAAGAGAAAGAGGAATTACAATTAATACAGCTCACATTGAGTATGAAACAGAAAAAAGACACTATGCTCACGTTGACTGTCCAGGACATGCTGACTATGTAAAAAACATGATTACAGGAGCAGCGCAAATGGATGGAGCTATACTAGTTGTATCAGCAGCAGATGGACCTATGCCTCAAACAAGAGAACATATCTTACTATCTAGACAAGTAGGAGTTCCTTATATAGTAGTATATTTAAATAAAGCAGATATGGTAGACGATCCAGAATTACTAGAACTAGTAGAAATGGAAGTAAGAGAATTACTAACAGAGTATGGATTTCCAGGAGATGATATTCCAGTAATAACAGGATCATCACTAGGAGCACTAAATGGAGAACAAAAATGGGTAGATCAAATAATGGCGCTGATGAACGCAGTAGATGAGTATATCCCGACTCCAGAAAGAGCAGTAGATCAACCATTCTTGATGCCGATAGAAGATGTGTTCACAATAACAGGAAGAGGAACAGTAGTAACAGGAAGAGTAGAAAGAGGAATAGTAAAAGTAGGAGAAGAATTAGAAATAATAGGAATCAAACCTACAGCAAAGACAACATGTACAGGAGTAGAAATGTTTAGAAAACTACTTGATCAAGGACAAGCAGGAGATAACATAGGAGCTCTATTAAGAGGAACAAAAAAAGAAGATGTAGAAAGAGGACAAGTATTGGCGAAACCAGGAACAATACTACCACATACAGGATTCAGATCAGAGGTTTATGTACTGACTAAAGAAGAGGGAGGAAGACATACACCATTCTTTACAGGATACAGACCACAATTTTACTTTAGAACAACAGATATAACAGGAGCAGTATCATTGCCAGAGGGAGTAGAAATGGTAATGCCAGGAGATAACATAGAAATGAGAGTAGAATTAATTCACCCAATCGCAATGGAAACAGGATTAAGATTTGCAATCAGAGAAGGTGGAAGAACAGTAGCTTCTGGTGTAGTTGCTGAAATTACTAAATAAAGGAGCAGATATTTTCTGCTCCTTTTTTTTCAGAACTAAGGGAGAAAAAATGGATTTTCTGATGAAATTTTTTGATAAAGTAAGTTTTGTAGGAATAGTAGTTTCTTTTACAGCTTATTTTTTAGGAATAAGATTTCCTGATTGGGATTTTAAATTTAATTTAAGACATAGAAGTATTCTTACACATAGTCCTTTAATTCTTCTTATGTTAATAAGATTTTATGAGAGGGATAGTAATGATACTTTTAGATATTTTCTTATAGGTTTTGCGCTAGCATTATCTCTTCATTTTATTTTTGATTTGTATCCTAAAGGATGGGGCGGAGGAGCCCTGATTAAAATACCAGTTGTAGGGATAAGTTGCAATCCACAGATAACAAAAACTCTATTAGTGTTTTTTACAGCATTAAGTACTATTATTGCTATTGCTTATACAAAAAATAGTATGGAATTTTTGTATCTGTTTTCTTTGGGGATATTTACTATCCTCAAGAATATGAAAAAAGAAGGAAAACTTATAAGACCTTTATTTTCCTATTCTTTTTTTCTTTTAATCATAGGCTGTATCAAATACAAGGATATATTTAAATTTTTAAAAGATGGTATTGGCTTGATTTTAAAAAGGATAGACATGTTTTTTTGACCTAAAAAAATACCTTTTCTTGACAATATTATGTATAAAATAATATAATTTAGAGAGAATATAAATATTTGAAAGGAGAAATAAATGAAAGATATCAAAACTCTAGAAGAAAAAGCAACTAATATAAGAAAATCTATTGTAGAAATGATCTGTGAAGCAAAATCAGGGCACCCAGGAGGATCACTTTCAGCAACAGATATTTTAACAGTTCTATATTTTTCAGAAATGAACATAGATCCTACTAATCCTAAAATGCCAGGGAGAGATAGATTTGTATTATCAAAAGGACATGCAGCACCAGCATTATATGCCACACTTGCAGAGAGAGGATATATTGATAAAACTATTTTGGGAACTTTAAGACAATATGGATCAATATTACAAGGACATCCTGATATGAAAAAAGTTCCAGGAATAGAAATATCTACTGGATCATTAGGACAAGGATTATCAGTAGCAAATGGTATGGCATTAAATGCTAAACTTTCTGGAGAATCTTACAGAACATATGTTATTCTAGGAGATGGTGAATTACAAGAAGGGCAAGTATGGGAAGCTGCAATGACAGCAGCACATTATAAACTTGATAATGTATGTGCATTCTTAGATCTTAATAATCTTCAAATAGATGGAAATGTAGATAAAATTATGGGTGTTGAGCCTGTTGATGCAAAATGGGAAGCTTTTGGATGGAATGTTATAAAAATAGATGGACATAACTTTGAAGAGATTCTTTCTGCTTTAGCCAAAGCAAAAGAAGTAAAAGGAAAGCCAACTATTGTAATAGCTAAAACTATAAAAGGTAAGGGAGTATCTTTCATGGAAAATGTTTGTGGATTTCATGGAGTAGCACCAACTAAAGAAGAAACTGAAAAAGCATTAGCAGAACTTAACAGTAAATAATTAATCTAAAAGAATCCAGGAGGGAAAAATAAATGAGTAAAAAAGCTACAAGACAAGCTTATGGAGAAGCTTTAGTAGAGCTTGGAAAAATAAATAAAGATATCGTAGTATTAGATGCAGATTTAACTAAATCTACAAAAACTAGTATGTTTCAAAAGGAATTTCCTGAGAGACATTTTAATGTAGGTATAGCAGAAGCGGATCTTATGGGAACAGCAGCAGGATTTGCTGCTTGTGGAAAAATTCCTTTTGCTTCTACATTTGCAATGTTTGCAGCAGGAAGAGCATTTGAACAAATAAGAAACACAATAGCTTATCCTAAATTAAATGTAAAAATTGCTCCTACTCATGCAGGAATATCTGTAGGAGAAGATGGAGGATCACACCAGTCCATAGAAGATATAGCTCTAATGAGATCTATTCCAGGAATGATAGTTTTATCTCCAGCTGATGCTGTTGAAACTAAAAAAATGATATTTGCAGCAGCAGAATATGAAGGACCTGTATATATTAGAATGGGAAGATTAGATGTAGAAACAATATTTGATGAAGAAACTTATGATTTTCAAATAGGTATAGCTAATACTGTAAAAGAAGGAAATGATGTGACAATAGCAGCAACAGGTCTTATGACTTATGAGGCTATAAAAGCAGCTGATATTCTTGCACAGGAAGGGATATCAATAAGAGTTATAAATGTAGGGACAATAAAGCCTCTTGATGGAGAAACTATACTGAAAGCAGCTAAAGAAACTAAATTTATAATTACAGCAGAAGAACATTCTGTAATAGGAGGACTTGGTTCAGCCGTATCTGAGTTTTTATCAGAAGTATATCCTACTAAAGTTAAAAAACTTGGTATTTATGATAAATTTGGACAAAGTGGAAAAGCAAATGAACTTTTGGAAAAATATGAACTTACAGCAGCTAAATTAGTATCAATGATTAAAGAAAACATGTAAAAATGAAAAGTCGGCTGACCAAAAAGTTTATTGTTCTGATTAGGTCAGCCTTTAATCATAACGAAAAAATTTTTATGATGAGGTGGATATGAATAACTTATTAAAAATTGAAAAGAATTATACTAAAAATAGAATACAGTTGAAGAAAAAAACATTTATACTTTTGGTTATTTCCTTTATCATCTTAAATTTTTTCTTGTCTTTTGTGATCAATATTTCTTCTATTACTAAAAAAATTGAGAATAGTTATTTTTTTACAACAGATTTGAGAAGTAATCTAAATGAAGAGGAAAAAAACAAAACAGAAATAGAAGTTCTAAATATAGAAGGAGTAAAAAAAGTAAGATATTTATCTAAAGAGGAAGCTTTTAAAAAACTTCAATTTCAATTAGATATCGCAATTCCAAAAGGAGAAAATCCTTTGTCAGATTCGCTGTTGATTTATTTTGATAATCCAGCAAAATTAGAAAAAATACAAGAAAATTTAGAAAGTAATCAAAATATCAAGGAAGTTTTTATAGATGCCAATTTTATAGCATATAAAGAGAGGGAAATGAAATTTTATAAAATAATACTTGTAAGTATTATCTTAGGAATGACGCTACCTTCAATGGTTATGATATATTATATCTTCTACAATGCAGTATCCATAGAGTTTCTCAACAATGTGGATATAATTCTTGATGAAAGAATAAATGCAGCCAGATCTAAAAAAGTAAATTTACTGCCATTTACAGCAGCATCTATAATAGGGACCCTTATATTTTTTAATGGATATATTTATCTCAGAGAACAAATGCTCAAAATAAGCACTAGATATTTGATATTAAGCTTAGGAGAGATAATTCTTATAGAAGGGCTTATTATACTTATGATAAATGTTCTCATTTGGGTTAATCCTTTAAAACTGAAAAAAGTTTCTAAGGAGGAATCTTGAAAAGAGTAGTTCTGTTTTTTATGTTTTTTAGTGTTTTGTCTTTTTCAGACTCTGTATCAGATATGGAAAAGAAAGTAAAAAATATAGAACATCAAATAAATCAGAAAAACACTAGAATAAAGACTATTGATGTGGAAAAACAAAAGATAGCTAAACAGATAAAAGATATTGAAAAAGATATTGAAAATATAGAGAAGGAAAGAGAGAAAATAGTTGAAGAGATAAAAACTGTTTCAAAAAATATAGAATATGGAGAAAAGAATTTGGCAATAAGTTCTGATGAAATGAAAAGAAAAAAGCTGGAATATAAGGCTAAACTTATAGCATGGAATAGATATGTTTATGATAAAGATGAAGAAATTATAACAGAAGCTCTTCTAAGAAAGAACTTTAAAAATCTTCTAAATGGGGATTTGAAAAAAATGGATTATATTCAATCAGTACAAGTAGACATAAGGAAAGTAAAAAAAGACATTGAAAATGAAAAATTAAAATTGAGTACTCTTAGAAATAAGCTTGCTCAAAATTTAAAAAATATAGACAGAATGAAAAAAGAAAAAAATTCGCTTATAGCAAGACTTAATAATGAAAAAACTACTCATGTAAAAACTATAAGCAAACTTCAAAAGGAAAAAGAAAGAATAGAAAAACAAATCAAACAGATCATTGTTGCTAGAAGTAAGGAAGATAAACAGGTAGTAAATAAAAGTCAGGCTTATTCTAAGTTAGGAAAGGTTTTAAAACCAGTAGAAGGAAGAATTGTAGTAAATTTTGAACAAGAAAAAGAACAAGGAGTAACAAGTAATGGAATAGAAATACTGGCACAAATGGGAAGGAAAGTAATAGCTTCTTCTGGAGGAAAAGTAATTTATTCAGATAACTTCCAAGGACTTGGAAAAGTGGTAATGATAGATTATGGATATAATATGATTGGAGTATATGGAAATCTTATATCCACTAATGTAAAATTAAATCAGACAGTAGGAAAAGGTGCAGAAATAGGGGTACTTGGACTTTCAACAGAGGGAAAACCAAATCTTTATTATGAGTTGAGGTTTAATCTGAAACCAATAGATCCTGTTCCAATGTTTTAAACTTGGGGGGCAGAATAGATGAAAAAAGTGTGTATAATTTATAATTTTGAAAAAAAAATAGCAAAAGAATTGTATGAAGAAAGTATTAAATATTTTCATAAAAAAAATATAGAAGTAGTTTCTGGAGAAAGAAGTACTGAAGCTGATTTTGCTGTAGTTATAGGGGGAGATGGAACACTTCTAAGATCCTTCAAACATTTTATATTCAGATCTCAAATTTATGTTATTGCAATAAATGCTGGAAGTTTAGGATTTCTAACAGAGATAAAAAAAGAAAAAGTATTTGAAGAGTATGATAATTTTTTAAATGGGATTTTCAAATATGAAAAAAGATATATATTAGAAATAAGAATAAACCATAAGAAATATTATGCATTAAATGAAATTGTTATATCTAAAGGAGGAGTAACCTCAAAGGTGCTGAGAGTTAAGTTTTCTTCTGATAATGAATATATGTGTACATATAAGGGAGATGGAGTTATAATTTCTACCCCTACTGGGTCTACAGCATATTCAATGTCAGCAGGAGGACCTATAGTGAAGTCTAATATGAAAGCTATGATAGTAACTCCTTTAGCACCTCATAATCTTAATACAAGACCTATTGTAATCAGTGGAGAGGAAAAACTGCAGATACAAATGGAAGATACAGATAGAACAGGTCAGATAGTGGTAGATGGACAAGTAAGTACAAAAGTAAATAGTGAAAGCATAATAGATATTGAATACTCAAATATGACTTTAAACCTTGTAATACCTAAGGATAGAAATTATTATAGTGTCCTTAGAGAAAAATTAAAGTGGGGAGATAATCTATGTTAAGAGAGCTTAAAATAGAAAATCTGGCTATAATTGATGAACTTGATTTAGAATTTGGTAATGGACTTATAGTTCTCACAGGAGAAACAGGAGCAGGAAAATCTATTATCCTCAGTGGAATAAATCTTCTTATAGGAGAAAAAGCTTCTGTAGATATGATAAGGAGTGGAGAAGATCACCTCCTTGCTCAGGGAGTTTTTGAAATAAATGATGAACAGGCAGAGGAGCTCTCTGCCCGTTTTGGCATAGAAACAGAGGATAATGAAGTAATTGTAAGAAGATATTTAGATACTAATGGAAAAGGAAAAGCCTTTGTAAATAATATAAGAGTATCACTCAACAGTCTTAAAGATGTTATGGGAACTTTAGTGGATATAGTAGGTCAACACTCTCATCAGATGCTTTTAAATAAAAGTAATCATATCAGGCTTCTTGATAAATTTTTAGGGGATGACGGAAAAGTTTTGAGAGAGAGCATTGGAAGAAAATATAATGAATACAAAGATCTTGTCTCACAAATAGAGAATATTGAAAAAACAAGGCAGGAAGCTATAGAAAAAAGAGAATTTTATGAATTTCAACTTGCTGAGATTGACAGAGTAAATCCACAACCTGAAGAGGATATTAGACTGGAAGAAGAATATAAAAAATTATTTAATGCTGGAAAAATAAAAGATAAAATACTTGATTCAAATCTGCAATTAAGAGATGGAGAATTTAATGCACTCCATTTTATATATAATTCAAGGAAGAATATAGAGAGTTTATGCAGATATGGAAATGAATTTCAAGAAATTTTAGAAAAACTTGAAAAAGTTTATTATGAACTTGAAGATTGTGTAGATATATTAGATACTATAGATCAAGATATAGATATAGATGAAACAAGATTACAAAAAGTGGTAGACAGACTTGATGCTATCAATAAGATGAAGAGCAAATATGGTGCAACAATTGAAGAAATTATTGAGTTTAGAAATGGAATAGCTGAAAAAGTAGAGTTTTTAGATGAAAATAATTTTGAAGTGAAAAGATTATTAAAATTAAAAGAAGAAGTAGAAAAAAGTTATTGGAAAGATGCAGAAGAATTGAGAAAGTTTAGATTGAAAAAATCTCTTGAAATAGAAAAAGAACTTGAAAAAGAACTTAAATTTTTAAAAATGGGAGATGCAAAATTTCATATTGTTGTGGAAAAAATGGATTCCATGGGAGTGAATGGTTCTGATAATGTAGAATTTCTTATATCAACAAATGTAGGACAAGATATGAAACCTCTGTGGAAAATAGCTTCTGGTGGAGAAGTAAGCAGAATAATGCTTGCTTTGAAAGTAATCTTTTCAAGAGTTGATAATATTCCTATTCTTATTTTTGATGAAATTGATACAGGAGTAGGAGGAGAAACTGTTAGGAAAATAGCCAATAAAATGAGAGAAATAGGAGATCATGCACAAGTGGTATCTATAACACATTCTCCAGCTATAGCAGCAAGAGCACATCAGCAATTCTATATAAAAAAAGAAACAGTAAATAACAATACTTCTACTACAGTCAGAAAATTAGATGCAAAAGGAAGAATAGAAGAAATTGCAAGAATGCTGGCAGGAGAAAATGTAACAGAAGCAGTACGTAAACATGCGGAAGAACTTTTAAATGAGGAGTAAGTATGGATTTTGTGAAAGAGTTTTTAGAAACATCAAAAGAAAATGGAAGGATCATAGATACTACTCATGAAATGTATCAAAGAGATTTGAAAGATTTTAAAGAGTTTATTGGAGAAAAAGACTGGATAGATATTGATAATGATGATATTTTAAAATATATAGAGAAACTTAAAGATAAATATAGTGAAAGATCTATTTATAGAAAAGTAAGTTCTTTGAAAAGTTTTTACAGATATCTTCTTCAAAAAAGAATAGTAGATTTTATGCCTATGAAAGAGATAGAACTTCCAAAACTCCAAAAGACAGCTATAAAGGTTTTGGAGCTCCAAGAGCTGAATAGAATTCTGGAACAGTGTGGGAACAGTTTTGAAGATAAAAGAGATAATCTAGTAATAAGATTATTATGTGAAACAGGATTAAAAATAAATGATATTCTGGAAATTGAAAAGGATATGCTTGAAACTTATGAATATAAAAATATAACTACTACAAAAGGAAAAAGAGTGTATTCAGAATCAATAAGTGAAAAATTAGGAATAGATTTAAAAAACTATGTGGAAATGCTGAAAAATCCAGAAGAAAAAAGAGTGTTTGGGCAACTTTCAAGACAAGGATTCAGAGCGAGATTTATATCATATGGAAAAAAAGCAGGGATAAAACAGGAAATCTCTCCTAATATGATAAAAAGAATAAGTGTGGAGATAAAAGATAAACATGAAAATGATGATATATCTTTTATTGAAAAAATAAGAGAAGCTTATATGAAAATAGGTATAGGAGATGATTAATAAATGAAAGCAGGATTTATAGCAGTTGTAGGGAGACCTAATGTGGGAAAATCTACACTGATAAATAAGCTTGTATCTGAAAAAGTTGCAATAGTTTCAGATAAAGCAGGGACAACTAGAGACAATATAAAAGGGATACTTAATTTGAATGGTAATCAGTACATCTTTATAGATACTCCAGGAATACATAAAGCAAAACACCTTCTTGGAGAGCATATGACTAACAGCGCTATTAGGATATTAAAAGATGTAGATGTAATACTTTTTCTTTTAGATGGATCACAAGAAATCAGTACTGGAGATCAATTTGTTATGGAGAGAGTAATGGAGGCTAAAAGAACACCAAGAATTCTTGTAATTAATAAAATAGATAAACTTTCTGATGAAAAACTTGGTGCTAAAAGAGAAGAAGTAAAAGAAAAACTTGGAGAATTTAATGCAGTAGTTGAGATATCAGGACAATATGCTTTTGGATTACCTAGATTATTAGAGGCAATTGATCCATATATGGAAGAAGGAATTAAATATTATCCTGATGATATGTATACAGATATGTCTGTTTATAAGATAATAACTGAGATAGTAAGAGAAAAAATACTTTTGAAAACAAGAGATGAGATACCTCATTCAGTAGCTGTTGAAATATTAGATGTAGTTAAAAGAGAGAATGGCAGAGATAAATTTGATGTAAATATTTATGTAGAAAGAGATTCACAAAAAGGAATTATTATAGGAAAAAATGGTAAACTTTTAAAGGAAATAGGAACAGAAGCAAGAAAAGATATAGAAGAATTGCTTGGAGAGCCTATTTATCTTACACTTTGGGTAAAGGTAAAAGATGATTGGAGAAAGAAAAAACCATTTTTAAAAGAATTGGGATATGTAGATGGAAAATAATTTAGGAGTATAGTGTAAGTTTTAGAATTTTGGAAATTAGAAGAGTTTATACGTTTAATCAAGTTAACAATTCTAATGAAAAAATTCTGAAACTTATTTTTATTTATTTAATATAATTTTTTATCATCCAAATATTTTGAATTATATGATATAATATTATCTATAATCAAGAAGAATCGAGGGGGAAAAATGTTTAAAAAATTTATAAGTTACTATAAACCGTATAAAAAAATGTTTTTTCTAGACCTGTTTGTGGCAACCATTTCTGCATTATGCGATTTGGTATACCCAATGATAACTAGAGAAATAGCTAATCATACAATCCCTAATAGAGAATTTAGAGCTATTGGAGTATTTGCAGGAGTACTTTTAGGGATATATGTAATAAAAATGTTTTGTGCCTATTTTATGCAGTATTGGGGGCATCTTGTAGGAGTAGGAATGCAAGCTGACATGAGAAGAGATGTATATAGCCATCTTCAAAATCTTCCTATTAGATATTTTGATAATACTCAAACAGGAAGTATAATGTCAAGGATAG
This region includes:
- the era gene encoding GTPase Era; this translates as MKAGFIAVVGRPNVGKSTLINKLVSEKVAIVSDKAGTTRDNIKGILNLNGNQYIFIDTPGIHKAKHLLGEHMTNSAIRILKDVDVILFLLDGSQEISTGDQFVMERVMEAKRTPRILVINKIDKLSDEKLGAKREEVKEKLGEFNAVVEISGQYAFGLPRLLEAIDPYMEEGIKYYPDDMYTDMSVYKIITEIVREKILLKTRDEIPHSVAVEILDVVKRENGRDKFDVNIYVERDSQKGIIIGKNGKLLKEIGTEARKDIEELLGEPIYLTLWVKVKDDWRKKKPFLKELGYVDGK
- a CDS encoding NAD(+)/NADH kinase encodes the protein MKKVCIIYNFEKKIAKELYEESIKYFHKKNIEVVSGERSTEADFAVVIGGDGTLLRSFKHFIFRSQIYVIAINAGSLGFLTEIKKEKVFEEYDNFLNGIFKYEKRYILEIRINHKKYYALNEIVISKGGVTSKVLRVKFSSDNEYMCTYKGDGVIISTPTGSTAYSMSAGGPIVKSNMKAMIVTPLAPHNLNTRPIVISGEEKLQIQMEDTDRTGQIVVDGQVSTKVNSESIIDIEYSNMTLNLVIPKDRNYYSVLREKLKWGDNLC
- a CDS encoding murein hydrolase activator EnvC family protein, which translates into the protein MKRVVLFFMFFSVLSFSDSVSDMEKKVKNIEHQINQKNTRIKTIDVEKQKIAKQIKDIEKDIENIEKEREKIVEEIKTVSKNIEYGEKNLAISSDEMKRKKLEYKAKLIAWNRYVYDKDEEIITEALLRKNFKNLLNGDLKKMDYIQSVQVDIRKVKKDIENEKLKLSTLRNKLAQNLKNIDRMKKEKNSLIARLNNEKTTHVKTISKLQKEKERIEKQIKQIIVARSKEDKQVVNKSQAYSKLGKVLKPVEGRIVVNFEQEKEQGVTSNGIEILAQMGRKVIASSGGKVIYSDNFQGLGKVVMIDYGYNMIGVYGNLISTNVKLNQTVGKGAEIGVLGLSTEGKPNLYYELRFNLKPIDPVPMF
- the recN gene encoding DNA repair protein RecN, which gives rise to MLRELKIENLAIIDELDLEFGNGLIVLTGETGAGKSIILSGINLLIGEKASVDMIRSGEDHLLAQGVFEINDEQAEELSARFGIETEDNEVIVRRYLDTNGKGKAFVNNIRVSLNSLKDVMGTLVDIVGQHSHQMLLNKSNHIRLLDKFLGDDGKVLRESIGRKYNEYKDLVSQIENIEKTRQEAIEKREFYEFQLAEIDRVNPQPEEDIRLEEEYKKLFNAGKIKDKILDSNLQLRDGEFNALHFIYNSRKNIESLCRYGNEFQEILEKLEKVYYELEDCVDILDTIDQDIDIDETRLQKVVDRLDAINKMKSKYGATIEEIIEFRNGIAEKVEFLDENNFEVKRLLKLKEEVEKSYWKDAEELRKFRLKKSLEIEKELEKELKFLKMGDAKFHIVVEKMDSMGVNGSDNVEFLISTNVGQDMKPLWKIASGGEVSRIMLALKVIFSRVDNIPILIFDEIDTGVGGETVRKIANKMREIGDHAQVVSITHSPAIAARAHQQFYIKKETVNNNTSTTVRKLDAKGRIEEIARMLAGENVTEAVRKHAEELLNEE
- a CDS encoding transketolase; this encodes MKDIKTLEEKATNIRKSIVEMICEAKSGHPGGSLSATDILTVLYFSEMNIDPTNPKMPGRDRFVLSKGHAAPALYATLAERGYIDKTILGTLRQYGSILQGHPDMKKVPGIEISTGSLGQGLSVANGMALNAKLSGESYRTYVILGDGELQEGQVWEAAMTAAHYKLDNVCAFLDLNNLQIDGNVDKIMGVEPVDAKWEAFGWNVIKIDGHNFEEILSALAKAKEVKGKPTIVIAKTIKGKGVSFMENVCGFHGVAPTKEETEKALAELNSK
- the tuf gene encoding elongation factor Tu; the protein is MAKAKFERSKPHVNIGTIGHVDHGKTTTTAAISKVLSDLGLAQKVDFDKIDVAPEERERGITINTAHIEYETEKRHYAHVDCPGHADYVKNMITGAAQMDGAILVVSAADGPMPQTREHILLSRQVGVPYIVVYLNKADMVDDPELLELVEMEVRELLTEYGFPGDDIPVITGSSLGALNGEQKWVDQIMALMNAVDEYIPTPERAVDQPFLMPIEDVFTITGRGTVVTGRVERGIVKVGEELEIIGIKPTAKTTCTGVEMFRKLLDQGQAGDNIGALLRGTKKEDVERGQVLAKPGTILPHTGFRSEVYVLTKEEGGRHTPFFTGYRPQFYFRTTDITGAVSLPEGVEMVMPGDNIEMRVELIHPIAMETGLRFAIREGGRTVASGVVAEITK
- a CDS encoding transketolase family protein; the protein is MSKKATRQAYGEALVELGKINKDIVVLDADLTKSTKTSMFQKEFPERHFNVGIAEADLMGTAAGFAACGKIPFASTFAMFAAGRAFEQIRNTIAYPKLNVKIAPTHAGISVGEDGGSHQSIEDIALMRSIPGMIVLSPADAVETKKMIFAAAEYEGPVYIRMGRLDVETIFDEETYDFQIGIANTVKEGNDVTIAATGLMTYEAIKAADILAQEGISIRVINVGTIKPLDGETILKAAKETKFIITAEEHSVIGGLGSAVSEFLSEVYPTKVKKLGIYDKFGQSGKANELLEKYELTAAKLVSMIKENM
- a CDS encoding cell division protein FtsX, which translates into the protein MNNLLKIEKNYTKNRIQLKKKTFILLVISFIILNFFLSFVINISSITKKIENSYFFTTDLRSNLNEEEKNKTEIEVLNIEGVKKVRYLSKEEAFKKLQFQLDIAIPKGENPLSDSLLIYFDNPAKLEKIQENLESNQNIKEVFIDANFIAYKEREMKFYKIILVSIILGMTLPSMVMIYYIFYNAVSIEFLNNVDIILDERINAARSKKVNLLPFTAASIIGTLIFFNGYIYLREQMLKISTRYLILSLGEIILIEGLIILMINVLIWVNPLKLKKVSKEES
- a CDS encoding tyrosine-type recombinase/integrase; this encodes MDFVKEFLETSKENGRIIDTTHEMYQRDLKDFKEFIGEKDWIDIDNDDILKYIEKLKDKYSERSIYRKVSSLKSFYRYLLQKRIVDFMPMKEIELPKLQKTAIKVLELQELNRILEQCGNSFEDKRDNLVIRLLCETGLKINDILEIEKDMLETYEYKNITTTKGKRVYSESISEKLGIDLKNYVEMLKNPEEKRVFGQLSRQGFRARFISYGKKAGIKQEISPNMIKRISVEIKDKHENDDISFIEKIREAYMKIGIGDD